The following proteins are co-located in the Sporolituus thermophilus DSM 23256 genome:
- the rplJ gene encoding 50S ribosomal protein L10, with protein sequence MAVTSEKQAIVAELKEKLANTKGAVITNYRGLTVAQDTKLRRKLREAGVEYRVVKNTLTRIAAKEVGLEGLEPYLEGPTAIAMSYADPVAPAKVISDFIKENKLQVMEIKAGLVEGKVIDVDGVKALANLPPREVLIAQVLAGMQAPIAGLVNVLQGTIRNFVYVLEAVRKQKESA encoded by the coding sequence GTGGCAGTAACATCGGAGAAACAAGCTATTGTCGCTGAATTGAAAGAAAAACTGGCAAATACCAAAGGGGCGGTTATTACCAACTACCGCGGCCTTACGGTGGCTCAGGACACCAAACTGCGCCGTAAGCTTCGCGAAGCCGGCGTTGAGTATCGCGTAGTAAAAAATACCCTGACCCGCATTGCTGCCAAAGAAGTGGGATTGGAAGGGCTGGAGCCTTATTTGGAAGGACCTACGGCCATCGCCATGTCTTACGCTGACCCGGTAGCACCGGCCAAAGTGATTTCCGACTTCATCAAAGAAAACAAGTTGCAAGTCATGGAAATCAAAGCCGGCTTGGTCGAGGGCAAGGTTATTGACGTCGACGGGGTTAAAGCCTTGGCTAACCTGCCGCCGCGCGAAGTCCTTATCGCTCAGGTGCTGGCAGGCATGCAGGCGCCCATTGCCGGTCTGGTCAATGTTCTCCAGGGCACCATCCGCAACTTCGTATATGTGCTGGAAGCTGTCCGCAAACAAAAAGAATCTGCATAA